GGCGAGGAGAATCATCTCCGGCGCCCGTAAAACCATAGAAAGAACAGTTGAGGAGATAAGACGGGAACAGGCTTCCAAAGAGAGCATTAAGAGGGCACATGAGGCGATTGAAAACCTGAGAAGAAGCCTCCAAAAGGATGAGGTGGGGGAGCGGAAAAGTGGAATCTATACTCCCGGAGAGCTTGTCAGGATCAAATCGCTCGATGCTGCCGGTAAAATCGTGAGAGTCAGAGATGATAAGGGGAAAGCATCGATACAGGTTGGCGGTGTGGAGCTTACCGTGCCGATCTCCGATATCGAACGGCTGGAGCCGGGGGAGGAGGTGAAGCTCACCTCTCCGCAGCTTCTCCAGATAAGGCTTACCAAACGAGCCTCGATCAGCCCTCAGATCAACTTGATCGGATGTACGACCGATGAGGCCAGGAGGAAGCTGGATAAATACCTCGATGACGCTTTCCTCGCAGGACTAGAACGCGTCAGGGTGATACATGGCAGGGGAACCGGAGCGTTAAAGAAGGCCGTGAGGGATTTGCTGTCGGATCATCCACATGTCAGATCCTTCAGGTATGGGAACCCTCCTGAAGGAGGGGATGGCGTTACGGTGGTGACGCTTGAAACGGACTGACCCGGAGGGGGAAGATGAACCTCTCTGAACAGGTTCGCCTCAAAAACGACATAGTTGAGGTGATCTCCGAATACGGCATCCAGCTTAAGCCCGCCGGGAGAGGTTATAAGGCGCTTTGTCCCTTCCATGACGATAAAACCCCATCCCTTTCGATATCACCTGACTCGCAGCTCTTCTATTGTTTCGGGTGTGGCGTCGGTGGGACGGTGATCCACTTCGTGATGCGGTATGAGGGGATCAGCTATGGCGAGGCCCTGCGCAAGCTTGCACAGCGGGCGGGGATATCGTTGCCGGGGCTTCCCCAGATCGAAGCCGTCCCGGATCGAGACAGATTATGGGATGCACTTCAGTTCGCTCTTAAGTTCTATCACAATCAGATCTTTAAACCTGAAAACAGAGCGGCGTTGAGATATCTTAGGGAGAGAGGGGTTAAGGATGAGAGCATAAGGGTCTTCAAACTCGGCTATGCCCCTCAGGGATGGCGGAACCTGCTGGAGGCCGCTTCAAAGGCGGGGCTGAAGGCCGATGACCTTGTGAAGGCCGGCATCGCCGCCGAAAGCAGAGACGGGACTAACCTTTACGATTACTTCAGAAACCGTATCATCTTTCCCATCTTCGACCACCAGGGCAAGGTGGTGGGATTCAGCGGCAGATCGCTCGATGGCTCCGAGCCGAAATACATCAACACGCCCGAAACCTCGCTCTTCCATAAAGGCAAACTGCTCTATAACCTCCATCTCGCGAAAGATCATATCCGCCGGTCCAGAAGGGCCGTGTTGGTGGAGGGATATATGGATGTGGTGATCCCATATCAGTTCGGCGTCAGAAACATCGTCGCCTCATCAGGCACATCCCTCACCGAGGATCAGACGGCCCTTTTGAAACGATACGCCGATGAGGTCGTCATAGTATACGACAGCGACGAGGCCGGATTAAACGCCGCAGCCAGAGGGCTGACCCTCCTCTTGAAGGAGGGGTTACGCGTCAGAGTGGCTGTCCTCCCTGAAGGAATGGACCCGGATACCTTCGTCAGGTCAAACGGCGGAGAACAGTTCAAGAGATACGTGGAGAACGCGGATGATCTGATAGAGTTCCGCCTGAAACTTGCCTCCAAGCGGGGAGATATCCATAAGATGGAGGTAAAGATGGAGGTGGCAAAGGAGCTGGTCGATATGATTTCACACATTAAAAGCCAGATTGAGCTGAGCGAATACGTCAAGAGGATCGCACTTGAGCTGGACCTGGCCGAGGGAGCCATAAGAGCAGAACTGAAAAGACGAGGGGTTAGACTCTCCGTTAGAAGGATCATCCCGCATAGGGCATACAAAACGGTTCGCATCTCGCCGAGGATGAAGATCGAAAGACAACTGCTTAGATACCTCCTATATCGGCCGGACCTCATCGAAGCGGTCAGGCCGAAGTTCAGCCCGAGAGACCTTTCGAATAAAACCTATTCCAAGATCATCTCGATGCTTTGGAAGGAGTTTGATGCCGTCGGCAGGGTAGATGTTCGGGAGATCATAGATTCATGCGATGATGAAAGGCTCAGGGGGGTGATATCCGGTCTCCTCATAGAGGCGCACGAGAGAATAGGCGATGAGTTCGACGTCGCCGCCGCCATCGAGGGATGCCTTGAAAAGATAAGAGGGTTCAATATCCGTGAGATGGAGGAGAGGGTGAAATCAGAAGCGAATGACCAGGATGAACTCGCTTTGCTCAGGGAACTGATGAAGCTTTCCTCCCTGAGAAAGGAGTAAACCATGGATAAGAGCAAAATCGATGATACGCTGATAAGCCTTGGCAGGGAGAAAGGATTTCTCACCTGCTCCGAGATAGCGGATGCATTGCCGGATGAGCTTATCTCAGCGGAGGAGATAACAGACCTGATCCTAACCCTTGAAAGCCTTAACAT
This portion of the Candidatus Poribacteria bacterium genome encodes:
- a CDS encoding DNA primase, which gives rise to MNLSEQVRLKNDIVEVISEYGIQLKPAGRGYKALCPFHDDKTPSLSISPDSQLFYCFGCGVGGTVIHFVMRYEGISYGEALRKLAQRAGISLPGLPQIEAVPDRDRLWDALQFALKFYHNQIFKPENRAALRYLRERGVKDESIRVFKLGYAPQGWRNLLEAASKAGLKADDLVKAGIAAESRDGTNLYDYFRNRIIFPIFDHQGKVVGFSGRSLDGSEPKYINTPETSLFHKGKLLYNLHLAKDHIRRSRRAVLVEGYMDVVIPYQFGVRNIVASSGTSLTEDQTALLKRYADEVVIVYDSDEAGLNAAARGLTLLLKEGLRVRVAVLPEGMDPDTFVRSNGGEQFKRYVENADDLIEFRLKLASKRGDIHKMEVKMEVAKELVDMISHIKSQIELSEYVKRIALELDLAEGAIRAELKRRGVRLSVRRIIPHRAYKTVRISPRMKIERQLLRYLLYRPDLIEAVRPKFSPRDLSNKTYSKIISMLWKEFDAVGRVDVREIIDSCDDERLRGVISGLLIEAHERIGDEFDVAAAIEGCLEKIRGFNIREMEERVKSEANDQDELALLRELMKLSSLRKE